The following proteins are encoded in a genomic region of Parasteatoda tepidariorum isolate YZ-2023 unplaced genomic scaffold, CAS_Ptep_4.0 HiC_scaffold_932, whole genome shotgun sequence:
- the LOC139424908 gene encoding uncharacterized protein, which yields MESYAIGNDHERVIKEKRSGSWTPKTSNTEPTERAEFINNFSEPPSLQSIAVVSIAIGLCTAFDRRNELAACILCDIGDSFEIEEKILDKLFNSSLPSSLKREISYVIRPIELQLLKAIRSYMRWTGHERNLCEYYIKRGTIYWTVDGTVDIVKSLTELFDNGSYESLDICKLYEIACSHCLGKYASILWVKTPEEFRNRLRITRVTDIYDHDLIIYWTCVLENNLGSFLTRLTDHENIYDDKFSIDVNMVACSIQVGNIVALKHFWKKLSVQEKNDHLSKWLLQATRLVQNNRFYQDSSETLDVLCFLLSHVNRATQLTEFFRNHSRVLVFLFESWPHQRIFLSTILELLDNLQEDIYSCIMENISSNMSKMGNEMMIFKEIWSASPLRLRRSFLKKEILCVQVLLQLLKLENLNMAVTILNDASKEEIKLFICLIFGQLEFFESSNLNSLHVLLTKSTLPPECYPYKMNINENDAQIILWINRFSDWHICIEWICDGNIHAAESFLRWAYQSVRIETFKKTKSSPYVIYLSLIFLSNYEFVDQFMNWYFETREEFHQFKVDFLQESDNDFFKLFIDMPFFLSKTEGDVLQKFINYNLSSLENVAEFRLICRSCIEHALNSGLFESATLLLNESFDNINEMKRYKNELILSEKGIKKFLLLNESLTDDDWIYVKEIVLWSSPLTLNTVTKLKSLILEQKTSHSVQDELNPQISALLDLLENVVEKDSRWWLSIFFALKNKFK from the exons ATGGAAAGTTATGCTATTGGAAATGATCATG aaagaGTCATCAAAGAAAAGAGATCTGGAAGCTGGACACCCAAGACTTCAAATACAGAACCGACTGAAAGAGCTGAattcataaacaatttttctgaaCCTCCTTCCCTACAGAGTATTGCAGTAGTGTCGATTGCAATTGGGCTATGTACGGCGTTTGATAGAAGGAATGAACTGGCGGCTTGTATCTTATGCGATATCGGAGATAGTTTTGAGatagaggaaaaaatattagacaAATTGTTCAATAGCTCTTTGCCCTCATCCCTGAAGAGAGAAATCTCATACGTCATTCGACCCATTGAGTTGCAGTTGTTGAAAGCGATTCGTAGTTACATGCGATGGACAGGACATGAAAGAAATCTCTGTGAATATTACATAAAGCGTGGTACAATTTATTGGACAGTTGATGGCACAGTTGACATAGTGAAATCCCTTACGGAACTATTCGATAATGGAAGCTACGAAAGCTTAGATATTTGCAAGTTGTATGAGATTGCCTGCTCTCACTGTTTAGGGAAATATGCTTCAATTTTGTGGGTGAAAACTCCAGAAGAATTTAGAAACCGATTAAGAATCACTCGGGTAACAGATATATACGATCATGATTTGATAATATATTGGACATGTGTCCTCGAGAATAATTTAGGGAGTTTTCTAACTAGACTCACAGATCATGAAAACATATACGATGATAAGTTTAGTATTGATGTAAATATGGTTGCTTGTTCGATTCAGGTAGGTAACATAGTTGCCCTAAagcatttttggaaaaaattgtcGGTGCAGGAGAAAAATGATCATTTGAGTAAATGGCTTTTGCAAGCTACTCGACTTGTTCAAAATAATCGATTTTATCAGGATTCTTCAGAAACTTTagatgttttatgttttttattatctcaTGTCAATCGTGCAACTCAATTGACCGAATTTTTTCGGAATCATTCTCGCGTATTAGTGTTTTTGTTCGAAAGTTGGCCGCATCAAAGAATATTCTTGTCCACTATTCTTGAACTATTGGATAATCTTCAAGAAGACATTTATTCATGTATAATGGAGAATATTAGTTCTAACATGAGTAAAATGGGAAAtgaaatgatgatttttaaagaaatatggaGTGCCAGTCCTTTAAGACTAAGACgatcatttctgaaaaaagaaattctttgcGTCCAAGTGTTGTTGCAGTTGCTGAAATTAGAAAATCTGAACATGGCTGTTACGATATTAAATGATGCTTCCAAAGAAGAGATTAAACTATTTATCTGCCTTATATTTGGTCAGCTAGAATTTTTCGAGTCAAGCAATCTGAATTCGCTTCACGTGCTATTAACAAAATCTACCTTGCCACCAGAATGTTATCcctataaaatgaatattaatgagAATGATGCACAGATAATATTGTGGATAAATAGATTTAGCGATTGGCATATTTGTATTGAGTGGATATGTGATGGTAACATCCATGCAGCTGAATCTTTCTTGAGATGGGCTTATCAATCTGTgagaattgaaacatttaagaaaactaaatcGTCTCCGTATGTTATCTATTTATCgttaatatttttgtctaaTTATGAGTTTGTGGACCAGTTTATGAATTGGTATTTCGAGACGAGAGAggaatttcatcaatttaaagtAGACTTTCTGCAAGAAAgtgataatgattttttcaagCTATTCATAGACATGCCGTTCTTTTTATCGAAAACAGAAGGCGAtgtgttacaaaaatttataaactacaacTTGTCTTCTCTTGAAAACGTTGCAGAATTTCGACTTATTTGTCGTAGTTGCATAGAGCATGCACTGAATAGTGGTTTATTTGAAAGTGCCACCTTGCTTTTGAATGAATCTTTTGATAATATCAACGAAATGAAGCGATACAAAAACGAACTTATACTATCTGAGaaaggaattaaaaagtttctgcTCTTAAATGAATCACTAACTGATGATGACTGGATTTATGTGAAAGAAATTGTATTGTGGTCGTCTCCTCTAACTCTAAATACAGTCACAAAATTAAAGTCACTAATTCTGGAGCAAAAGACTAGTCACTCTGTCCAAGATGAATTGAATCCACAGATTTCAGCTCTCCTTGATTTATTGGAGAATGTTGTTGAGAAAGATAGTAGATGGTGGTTGAGCATTTTTTTTgcactcaaaaataaatttaaataa